A single window of Acidobacteriota bacterium DNA harbors:
- a CDS encoding MFS transporter codes for MTDHPESTNESSANKRSIFSALAIDLTPLRASRDFRLLFIGQFVSVFGSAISYVVLPWQMYQLTKSNFAVGMLGLAEFLPMFVMAFVGGALADFIDRRRLIVVAELGLTVCCGALIVNALSPQPRVWVLFLIAALFAALNGVHRPALEALTPRLVAPELMPAVAALGMLRGSFSFIVGPALAGVIAASFGAAVAFAVDAATFIVSIVALLLIRPVAMPARLDDEERPNLRSVVEGLKYARSRQELLGTYLIDINAMFFGMPIALFPAIAESLGGASVGLFYAMPAVGSLVISLTSSWAGKIHQHGLAVTIAAAVWGAAIIVFGLVGNLWLALFFLALAGAADAISGVFRMTIWNQTIPDHMRGRLAGIEMISYLTGPYLGNAEAGLVASRFGLRFSVVSGGVMCMLGCGALAVLLPKFIRYDGRIGLALKLAEDEARARQSSSQPQQESLFSRQ; via the coding sequence ATGACCGATCATCCCGAATCAACCAACGAATCCTCTGCAAACAAACGAAGCATTTTCAGTGCGCTGGCCATTGACCTGACGCCGCTTCGCGCCTCGCGCGATTTCCGGCTGCTGTTCATTGGGCAGTTCGTTTCGGTATTCGGTTCCGCCATTAGTTATGTCGTATTGCCGTGGCAAATGTATCAACTGACAAAATCCAATTTCGCCGTGGGGATGTTGGGACTGGCGGAATTTCTGCCGATGTTCGTGATGGCGTTTGTCGGCGGAGCCTTGGCGGATTTCATTGACCGGCGGCGATTGATCGTCGTCGCGGAACTCGGATTGACTGTTTGTTGCGGGGCGTTGATCGTCAATGCATTGTCGCCTCAACCACGGGTTTGGGTCTTGTTCTTGATAGCGGCGTTGTTCGCTGCACTGAACGGCGTACATCGCCCGGCGTTGGAAGCGTTGACGCCGCGACTGGTCGCGCCGGAGTTGATGCCCGCAGTCGCGGCGCTGGGCATGCTTCGCGGCAGTTTCAGCTTTATCGTCGGCCCCGCGTTGGCCGGAGTGATTGCGGCCAGTTTTGGCGCAGCCGTGGCTTTTGCGGTGGATGCTGCGACGTTCATTGTTTCCATCGTTGCCTTGCTGTTGATTCGTCCTGTCGCCATGCCGGCTCGGTTGGACGACGAAGAGCGACCAAACCTGCGATCCGTCGTGGAAGGGTTGAAGTACGCACGCAGCCGACAGGAATTGCTGGGAACGTACCTGATTGACATCAACGCGATGTTTTTCGGCATGCCCATCGCGCTGTTTCCAGCCATTGCGGAAAGTTTGGGCGGAGCTTCCGTCGGGTTGTTTTACGCAATGCCTGCGGTCGGTTCGCTGGTTATTTCACTGACTTCGAGTTGGGCAGGCAAAATTCATCAGCATGGATTGGCCGTGACGATTGCGGCTGCGGTTTGGGGAGCGGCAATCATTGTTTTTGGCCTGGTCGGCAATTTATGGTTGGCGTTGTTCTTTTTGGCGCTGGCCGGAGCGGCAGACGCCATCAGCGGTGTGTTCCGAATGACCATCTGGAATCAAACCATCCCCGACCACATGCGCGGACGATTGGCGGGCATTGAAATGATCAGCTACCTGACCGGGCCATATCTGGGTAACGCCGAAGCCGGCTTGGTCGCCAGTCGGTTCGGGCTGCGCTTTTCTGTCGTTTCCGGTGGCGTCATGTGCATGCTGGGTTGTGGCGCTCTGGCAGTGCTGTTGCCAAAATTCATCCGTTACGACGGGCGAATAGGCTTGGCGCTAAAACTTGCCGAAGATGAAGCGCGCGCCCGGCAATCGAGTTCCCAGCCTCAGCAGGAATCGCTATTTTCCCGCCAATGA
- a CDS encoding uracil-DNA glycosylase — MPVTEPEALALPTIIPEPTIIQPEIFMKNDSASALASLFGNKVAEQAIVNETLEDIRRDLGDCKRCKLWSTRTNIVFGEGNPKAELMFVGEAPGADEDATGRPFVGRAGQLLTKMIEAIDLKREDVYIANTLKSRPPGNRNPEPDETKACIPFVYRQIATIHPKLIVTLGNPATQGLLETKVGITRIRGTFQDYPRDPNIKVLPTFHPAYLLRSPDKKREAWEDLKKVRAFLRGEI, encoded by the coding sequence ATGCCGGTGACTGAACCGGAAGCCCTTGCGCTCCCAACCATCATTCCAGAACCCACGATCATTCAACCTGAAATCTTCATGAAAAACGATTCTGCTTCGGCGTTGGCGTCCTTGTTCGGGAACAAAGTTGCCGAACAAGCCATTGTCAACGAAACGCTGGAAGACATTCGCCGCGACTTGGGCGATTGCAAACGCTGCAAGCTGTGGTCAACGCGCACTAACATCGTTTTTGGCGAAGGCAATCCGAAGGCGGAACTGATGTTTGTCGGCGAAGCTCCGGGCGCGGATGAAGATGCGACAGGGCGGCCATTTGTCGGCAGAGCCGGGCAATTGCTGACAAAAATGATCGAAGCGATTGATTTGAAACGCGAAGACGTGTACATCGCCAACACTTTGAAATCGCGTCCGCCGGGAAATCGCAATCCGGAACCGGACGAAACCAAAGCCTGCATTCCGTTCGTGTATCGGCAAATCGCCACGATTCATCCCAAACTGATCGTCACGCTGGGCAATCCGGCGACGCAGGGATTGCTGGAAACAAAGGTGGGCATCACGCGCATTCGCGGCACCTTTCAGGATTACCCGCGGGACCCAAACATCAAAGTTCTACCAACGTTCCATCCCGCTTACTTGCTGCGCTCGCCCGACAAAAAACGCGAAGCCTGGGAAGATCTGAAAAAAGTCCGCGCTTTCCTGCGCGGCGAAATCTAA
- a CDS encoding acyltransferase, with translation MSRVVRCGLIQATNAEPANSSIEKIKQAMIDKHVAMIGDAAKQGVQIICLQELFYGPYFCAEQNPHWYGLVERIPNGPTTKLMQDIAKQHRMVIVAPIYEEEMTGVYYNTAAVIDADGTYLGKYRKTHIPHCLPGFWEKFYFTPGNLGFPTFETKYARVGVYICYDRHFPEGARALGLNGAEIVFIPSATTKGHADYLWELEQRGHAVANGYFVGTINRVGTEAPWNIGEFFGSSYFCNPDGRILAKGSEDKDELIVADLDLDEIREVRTHWQFYRDRRPEMYGALAGMDGVKG, from the coding sequence ATGTCCAGAGTTGTGAGATGTGGTCTGATCCAGGCCACGAACGCGGAGCCAGCCAATAGCTCCATCGAAAAAATCAAACAGGCAATGATTGATAAGCACGTGGCGATGATCGGTGACGCCGCAAAACAAGGTGTTCAGATCATCTGTTTGCAGGAGCTTTTCTACGGCCCGTATTTCTGCGCCGAACAAAATCCGCATTGGTACGGGTTGGTTGAACGCATTCCCAATGGTCCTACCACAAAACTGATGCAGGACATCGCCAAACAGCACCGGATGGTGATCGTCGCGCCGATTTATGAAGAAGAGATGACCGGTGTGTATTACAACACGGCAGCGGTGATTGACGCCGATGGCACGTACCTGGGCAAATATCGCAAGACGCACATTCCACATTGTCTGCCTGGCTTTTGGGAAAAGTTTTACTTCACGCCCGGCAACTTGGGCTTTCCGACCTTTGAAACGAAATATGCGCGCGTTGGCGTGTACATCTGCTACGACCGGCATTTTCCCGAAGGCGCGCGAGCCTTGGGACTGAACGGCGCGGAAATCGTGTTCATCCCTTCGGCGACGACCAAAGGTCATGCGGATTACCTGTGGGAATTGGAACAGCGCGGGCACGCCGTGGCCAATGGCTATTTCGTCGGCACGATCAATCGCGTGGGGACGGAAGCGCCCTGGAACATCGGCGAGTTTTTCGGCTCGTCGTATTTTTGCAATCCTGACGGGCGCATTCTGGCCAAAGGCAGCGAAGACAAAGACGAATTGATCGTGGCGGATTTGGATTTGGACGAAATCCGCGAAGTGCGCACGCACTGGCAGTTTTATCGCGACCGGCGACCGGAAATGTACGGCGCGCTGGCCGGGATGGATGGCGTGAAAGGATAA
- a CDS encoding LLM class flavin-dependent oxidoreductase, whose protein sequence is MPTERVALYLQDAHSLQDGIKYAQYAESKGFEAVWQAESRLVRDAIVPMAAFAATTERIKIGAGVINNWTRNIGLLAATWLTLDDLAPDRMICGIGAWWDPLAKNVGIERRKPLLAMRETVEVLRRLLRMENVTFHGEFHNVTGIELDVVHGRREPRNVPIYIGATGDKMMELTGEIADGVLLNYCVPPEYNDRALELLEAGAKKAGRNLDEIDRPQLVVCSVDHDRKKAIEAAKVLLTQYLAQQPHIAKASGVSEDIVKQVQSILGWPATKEQIHQAMQYVPDEFVLKISATGTPDEVRAKVDEYRRRGCTCPVLYPMSDPYLMIDTFAQA, encoded by the coding sequence ATGCCAACGGAACGGGTCGCACTCTACCTGCAAGACGCGCACTCCTTACAGGATGGGATCAAATATGCGCAGTACGCCGAAAGCAAAGGTTTTGAAGCCGTGTGGCAGGCGGAAAGCCGCTTGGTACGGGATGCGATTGTGCCGATGGCGGCGTTTGCTGCAACGACTGAGCGCATCAAGATCGGCGCGGGCGTCATCAATAACTGGACGCGCAACATTGGCTTGCTGGCCGCAACGTGGTTGACGCTGGATGACCTGGCGCCAGACCGAATGATTTGCGGCATCGGGGCTTGGTGGGATCCGCTGGCGAAAAACGTAGGCATTGAACGGCGCAAGCCTTTACTGGCTATGCGCGAAACGGTGGAAGTGTTGCGACGGTTGCTGCGAATGGAAAACGTCACCTTTCACGGCGAATTTCACAACGTCACGGGCATTGAACTCGATGTGGTGCATGGTCGCCGCGAACCGCGGAACGTGCCGATTTACATTGGCGCGACCGGCGATAAGATGATGGAACTCACGGGGGAAATCGCCGACGGCGTGCTGCTGAATTATTGCGTGCCGCCGGAATACAACGACCGCGCGCTGGAATTGCTGGAAGCGGGCGCGAAAAAAGCCGGGCGCAACTTGGATGAAATTGATCGTCCGCAATTGGTGGTTTGCTCTGTGGATCACGACCGTAAAAAAGCCATCGAAGCAGCGAAGGTGTTGTTGACGCAATACCTGGCGCAGCAGCCGCACATCGCCAAGGCGTCGGGCGTCAGCGAAGACATCGTCAAACAGGTGCAATCCATCTTGGGCTGGCCCGCGACCAAAGAGCAGATTCATCAGGCGATGCAGTATGTTCCGGATGAATTTGTACTGAAGATTTCAGCGACGGGCACGCCCGATGAAGTGCGCGCCAAAGTGGATGAATACCGGCGGCGCGGCTGCACCTGTCCGGTGCTCTATCCGATGAGCGATCCATACTTGATGATTGATACCTTTGCGCAAGCCTGA
- a CDS encoding response regulator transcription factor — MTKVLIVDDLEGVRRMLVYALEDDYSICQAANGLEAISVAQTEQPDIIVMDLDMPVMDGVEATRQIKAHPQLSRIKVLAVSGQHNSEKSRLIQDNADAFIEKPFEISDLVEAVRLLALK, encoded by the coding sequence TTGACTAAAGTTCTGATCGTAGACGACCTGGAAGGCGTGCGCCGCATGCTCGTTTACGCGTTGGAGGATGATTATTCCATTTGCCAGGCGGCCAATGGTCTGGAAGCGATTTCCGTCGCTCAAACCGAACAGCCGGACATCATCGTCATGGATTTGGACATGCCCGTGATGGACGGCGTCGAAGCAACGCGACAGATCAAAGCGCATCCGCAATTGTCCCGCATCAAGGTGTTGGCCGTCAGCGGACAACACAACAGCGAAAAATCGCGGTTGATTCAGGACAATGCCGACGCGTTCATCGAAAAGCCGTTTGAAATTTCCGACCTGGTCGAAGCCGTGCGCCTGCTTGCGCTCAAATAA
- the murA gene encoding UDP-N-acetylglucosamine 1-carboxyvinyltransferase, translating to MDKFKIIGGNALHGSVAVSGAKNSALPCLAAALLTPETVTLRNVPYVRDLITMRRLLEDLGATVLVPELRTHRINAGTVEHYEAPYELVKTMRASVLALGPLVARFGEARVSLPGGCAIGSRPIDLHLMALEKLGAKVEMVNGVIVATADRLKGADIEFEIVTVTGTENLLMAAVLAKGTTRIFNAACEPEVTDLAELLVKMGAKIEGINTPTLTITGVEALSGADHAIIPDRIETGTFIVAAAITGGELEITNCAPAHLTAVIQQLRSIGVGIEQTGNSTLHVSGGGKLIAKDVTTEVHPGFPTDMQAQYMALMTQAEGDATITELIFENRFMHASELQRLGARIRVHGHSAQVHGPTPLTGAQLIASDLRASASLVLAGLAAKGETWIDRVYHIDRGYEKIEEKLRAVGAEIERVKN from the coding sequence ATGGACAAATTCAAAATTATTGGTGGAAACGCTTTGCATGGTTCGGTGGCCGTCAGTGGAGCCAAAAATTCCGCGCTCCCCTGTCTGGCTGCGGCGCTGCTCACGCCTGAAACCGTGACCTTGCGCAATGTGCCATACGTCCGCGACCTGATCACGATGCGACGCTTGCTGGAAGATTTGGGCGCAACCGTGCTGGTGCCGGAACTTCGCACGCATCGCATCAACGCCGGAACCGTCGAACATTACGAAGCGCCGTATGAACTGGTGAAAACCATGCGGGCTTCCGTTTTGGCGTTGGGACCACTGGTCGCCAGATTCGGCGAAGCGCGCGTCAGTTTGCCCGGCGGTTGCGCCATCGGTTCGCGCCCGATTGATCTGCATTTAATGGCGCTGGAAAAGCTTGGAGCCAAGGTTGAAATGGTGAACGGCGTGATTGTCGCAACGGCTGACCGATTGAAAGGCGCGGACATCGAATTTGAAATCGTCACCGTCACCGGGACGGAAAACCTGTTGATGGCTGCTGTGTTGGCCAAAGGCACAACGCGAATATTCAACGCCGCCTGCGAACCCGAAGTCACGGATCTGGCAGAACTTCTGGTCAAAATGGGCGCGAAAATCGAAGGCATCAATACGCCGACGCTGACCATCACCGGCGTTGAGGCTCTGAGCGGAGCCGACCACGCCATCATTCCCGACCGCATCGAAACCGGCACGTTCATTGTCGCCGCAGCCATCACGGGCGGAGAACTGGAAATCACAAACTGCGCTCCCGCACACCTTACAGCCGTGATTCAGCAATTGCGCTCCATCGGCGTTGGAATTGAACAAACTGGCAACAGTACATTGCATGTCTCCGGCGGTGGCAAACTCATCGCCAAAGACGTGACAACGGAAGTGCATCCCGGCTTTCCAACCGATATGCAGGCGCAGTACATGGCGTTGATGACACAGGCCGAAGGCGACGCCACTATCACCGAACTGATTTTCGAAAACCGGTTTATGCACGCCAGCGAATTGCAGCGGCTGGGCGCGCGCATCCGCGTTCACGGCCATTCGGCTCAGGTTCACGGCCCGACGCCGCTAACCGGAGCGCAATTAATCGCTTCGGATTTGCGCGCTTCGGCCTCTTTAGTATTGGCGGGATTGGCGGCAAAGGGTGAAACCTGGATTGACCGTGTGTACCACATTGATCGCGGCTACGAGAAAATTGAAGAAAAGCTTCGCGCAGTCGGCGCGGAAATTGAGCGGGTTAAGAATTGA
- a CDS encoding D-aminoacylase, translating to MSTPDLVLKNGLVADGTGRGLYPADVAIRRNYILAIGAPGSLHAMEELDCKGLVIAPGFIDTHSHSDLRVLMEPELPMKARQGITLEVFGQDGISVAPIRTADQPQVARSLAGLDGDLGRAWDWQSVAEYLAAIERAKPAIDCAYLIPHGAVRLAIMGMEDRKARPDEIAAMQELIRQSMREGALGLSTGLIYPPCCFADTSELVELCRAVVEFDGIFVSHMRSESDYIEDGIAEMIEVGKRSGVRVHISHFKIAGRENWSRIDGVLAMIEQAQREGVRVTADQYPYIAGSTMLGAILPPWAHAGGVEETLKRLTSTEERGKMRAAMLDRTPSHWDNFWKWSGPEGIVIPDIPSGNHPDYLGKNLSQAACLKKQAEQVSETEAVEFAFDLLLEERMGVGMISFSQSEEVVCKIMQQPYVNVCTDGLLGGKPHPRAYGTYPRILGRYVREYNLLSLSEAVRKMSGLAAETFQLRGYGHIKDGAQANIVVFDPQQVIDRATFEDSKQFPKGIEHVIVEGQPAIRYTESYLPGYGKTVRRTEVEP from the coding sequence ATGAGTACGCCTGATCTGGTTCTGAAAAACGGATTGGTTGCCGACGGCACAGGGCGCGGGCTTTATCCAGCGGACGTGGCGATTCGCCGGAATTACATTTTGGCGATTGGCGCACCGGGATCACTCCATGCGATGGAAGAACTCGACTGCAAGGGCTTGGTCATTGCGCCCGGCTTCATTGACACGCACAGCCATTCGGATTTGCGCGTGCTGATGGAACCGGAACTGCCAATGAAAGCGCGCCAGGGCATCACGCTGGAAGTTTTTGGGCAGGACGGAATTTCGGTCGCGCCCATTCGCACGGCGGATCAACCACAGGTGGCGCGTTCGCTGGCTGGACTCGATGGCGATTTGGGTCGCGCCTGGGATTGGCAATCGGTGGCGGAGTATCTGGCCGCGATTGAGCGCGCGAAACCCGCAATTGATTGCGCGTATTTGATTCCGCACGGTGCGGTGCGGCTGGCCATAATGGGAATGGAAGATCGAAAAGCGCGGCCGGATGAAATCGCCGCGATGCAGGAACTGATTCGGCAATCCATGCGCGAAGGCGCGCTGGGGCTTTCGACCGGCTTGATTTATCCGCCCTGTTGTTTTGCCGACACCAGCGAGCTTGTTGAACTCTGCCGCGCGGTAGTGGAATTTGACGGCATTTTCGTGTCGCACATGCGCAGCGAAAGCGATTACATCGAAGACGGCATCGCCGAAATGATTGAAGTCGGCAAACGGTCGGGCGTTCGCGTTCACATTTCGCATTTCAAAATTGCGGGGCGCGAAAACTGGTCGCGGATTGACGGCGTGCTGGCAATGATCGAGCAGGCTCAACGCGAAGGCGTTCGCGTGACGGCGGATCAATATCCATACATTGCCGGTTCGACGATGCTTGGGGCGATCCTGCCTCCGTGGGCGCACGCGGGCGGCGTCGAAGAAACCCTGAAGCGACTGACCAGCACAGAAGAACGCGGCAAAATGCGCGCGGCGATGCTGGATCGAACGCCATCGCACTGGGACAACTTCTGGAAATGGTCAGGGCCGGAAGGCATCGTCATTCCCGATATTCCGTCAGGCAATCACCCGGATTACCTCGGCAAAAATTTGTCGCAGGCCGCTTGTCTGAAAAAACAGGCCGAGCAAGTCAGTGAAACAGAGGCTGTCGAGTTTGCCTTTGACCTACTGCTTGAAGAGCGCATGGGCGTCGGCATGATTTCCTTCAGCCAATCGGAAGAAGTCGTTTGCAAAATCATGCAGCAACCTTACGTCAATGTGTGCACCGATGGCCTGCTGGGCGGCAAACCGCATCCGCGCGCTTACGGTACCTACCCGCGAATTCTTGGCCGATATGTGCGCGAATATAACCTGCTTTCATTGTCAGAAGCCGTTCGCAAAATGTCCGGCTTGGCGGCGGAAACCTTTCAGCTTCGCGGGTACGGGCATATCAAAGATGGCGCGCAAGCAAACATTGTCGTTTTCGATCCGCAGCAAGTCATTGACCGCGCAACCTTCGAGGACTCCAAACAATTTCCCAAAGGCATCGAACACGTCATTGTCGAAGGCCAACCAGCAATTCGTTACACTGAATCCTATTTGCCCGGATACGGCAAAACGGTTCGCCGCACTGAAGTGGAGCCATGA
- a CDS encoding CoA-acylating methylmalonate-semialdehyde dehydrogenase: MDTICSNYIAGDLTVANATEFTPVYNPSRGEVIAKAPDSDPATVDQAVQAAKAAFPAWADTPVVERARVMFRFAHLLEQHFEELARLVTREHGKTHEEAKGDIRRGIEMVELACHAPTMLMGQALDQVARGIDGRVERHPLGVCVGITPFNFPAMVPLWMFPIAIVCGNTFILKPSPKVPLTPMRLAELLTEAGLPKGVFNVVHGGKQTVDALLTHPDVSAISFVGSTAVAKYIYETGTAHGKRVQAAGGAKNYMLVMPDADFDAATNQIMGAAFGCSGQRCMAGSIAVAVGKAGNPLLERLHDSATKMKVGPTDGNSTVDMGPVIDATACDRIRSYIDLGLKEGAKLNTDGRGIQPTEGSEGFFVGPTIFDYVAPQMQIARDEIFGPVLSVMRMEDLSEAIAQANQSQYGNGAVIFTRDGGAARTFARYANCGMIGVNVGVPAPMAIFPFTGWNQSFFGDLHIQGTEGFHFYTHNKVVLSRWDGPGKRVLGW; this comes from the coding sequence ATGGATACAATTTGTTCAAACTATATTGCGGGCGATCTGACGGTTGCTAACGCCACAGAATTTACTCCGGTTTACAACCCTTCGCGCGGAGAAGTGATTGCTAAAGCTCCAGACAGCGATCCGGCAACGGTTGATCAGGCGGTGCAGGCTGCGAAAGCGGCATTTCCTGCTTGGGCCGACACACCCGTGGTTGAGCGCGCGCGCGTGATGTTCCGGTTCGCGCATTTGCTGGAACAACATTTTGAAGAACTTGCACGATTGGTGACGCGCGAACACGGCAAGACGCACGAAGAAGCCAAAGGCGATATTCGGCGTGGCATTGAAATGGTCGAATTGGCTTGTCACGCGCCGACAATGTTAATGGGACAGGCGCTGGATCAAGTGGCGCGCGGCATTGATGGTCGTGTCGAACGGCATCCGCTGGGCGTTTGCGTGGGCATCACGCCGTTCAACTTTCCGGCGATGGTTCCGCTGTGGATGTTTCCGATTGCGATTGTTTGCGGCAATACGTTCATTCTGAAACCTTCGCCCAAAGTTCCATTGACGCCGATGCGCTTGGCGGAATTGCTGACCGAAGCCGGGTTGCCGAAAGGCGTGTTCAACGTCGTTCACGGCGGAAAGCAGACGGTGGATGCCTTGCTGACGCATCCGGATGTTTCGGCCATCAGCTTTGTCGGTTCAACTGCGGTGGCGAAATACATTTACGAAACCGGCACGGCGCACGGTAAACGCGTGCAAGCCGCAGGCGGCGCAAAAAATTACATGCTGGTGATGCCCGATGCGGATTTCGACGCGGCGACGAATCAGATTATGGGCGCGGCGTTCGGATGCAGCGGCCAGCGTTGCATGGCGGGCAGCATCGCGGTTGCCGTCGGCAAAGCTGGTAATCCGTTGTTGGAACGGTTGCACGATTCGGCCACCAAAATGAAAGTCGGGCCGACCGATGGCAATTCAACGGTTGATATGGGGCCGGTGATTGACGCAACGGCGTGCGACCGCATTCGCAGTTACATTGATCTGGGGTTGAAAGAAGGCGCAAAACTCAACACAGACGGACGCGGCATTCAGCCAACAGAAGGGAGCGAAGGCTTTTTTGTCGGGCCGACAATTTTCGATTATGTCGCGCCGCAAATGCAGATTGCGCGCGATGAAATCTTTGGCCCTGTGCTGTCCGTGATGCGGATGGAAGATTTAAGCGAGGCAATCGCCCAGGCCAATCAATCGCAATACGGCAACGGCGCAGTGATTTTCACCCGCGACGGCGGCGCGGCCAGAACGTTTGCGCGCTACGCAAACTGCGGAATGATCGGCGTCAATGTCGGCGTTCCCGCTCCGATGGCGATCTTTCCTTTCACCGGATGGAATCAATCGTTTTTCGGCGATTTGCATATTCAAGGCACCGAAGGTTTTCACTTTTACACGCACAACAAAGTCGTGCTGAGCCGCTGGGACGGGCCGGGGAAACGTGTACTCGGTTGGTGA
- a CDS encoding UDP-N-acetylmuramate dehydrogenase, with the protein MPIPSSIQENVPLAPMTTLGIGGAARFFVVAYREEGLITAMEFAERQSLPVFILGGGSNVLISDDGFSGLVIRIAIKGIEWQEAITAGAGENWDDFVRQCVERNLAGVECLSGIPGLVGGTPVQNVGAYGQEVSETITQVRAFDRQTKQIVELSNTECGFSYRTSIFNSTERNRYVVLAVTFALKANGEPTLRYPDVKNYFANRTTQPTLAEIRQAIIEIRSRKGMVIVPDDPAKTPESRSAGSFFKNPILSSEAFAKLEAAANERPPSYPAANGMVKIPAAWLIEHAGFERGYAKGCAGISSKHTLALINRGGATANEVLALVDEIQQVVAEKFGVWLMPEPIFVGFNS; encoded by the coding sequence ATGCCAATCCCATCATCAATTCAAGAAAATGTCCCACTTGCTCCGATGACTACGCTGGGCATTGGCGGTGCCGCGCGGTTTTTTGTCGTAGCTTACAGGGAAGAAGGGTTGATTACGGCGATGGAGTTTGCCGAACGGCAGAGCTTGCCGGTATTCATTCTTGGCGGCGGCAGCAACGTGCTCATCAGCGACGATGGTTTTTCGGGGTTGGTCATTCGCATCGCAATCAAAGGCATCGAATGGCAGGAAGCGATCACAGCAGGCGCAGGCGAAAATTGGGATGACTTTGTTCGCCAGTGTGTTGAGCGCAATCTGGCAGGCGTGGAATGTTTAAGTGGCATTCCCGGCTTGGTTGGCGGCACACCTGTACAGAACGTCGGCGCGTATGGCCAGGAAGTCAGCGAGACCATCACTCAGGTTCGCGCCTTTGACCGGCAAACAAAACAGATCGTGGAACTCAGCAACACTGAATGCGGTTTTAGCTACCGCACCAGCATTTTCAATTCGACCGAGCGTAATCGGTACGTGGTGTTGGCGGTCACTTTTGCGCTGAAAGCCAATGGCGAACCGACGCTGCGCTATCCCGACGTGAAAAACTATTTCGCGAATCGAACCACGCAGCCGACGCTTGCGGAAATCCGCCAAGCCATCATCGAAATTCGTTCGCGAAAAGGAATGGTCATCGTGCCGGATGATCCCGCCAAAACTCCTGAAAGCCGCAGCGCGGGATCGTTTTTCAAAAACCCGATCCTGTCTTCCGAAGCCTTCGCCAAGCTTGAAGCCGCCGCCAATGAACGTCCGCCAAGTTATCCTGCTGCGAATGGCATGGTAAAAATCCCAGCCGCGTGGTTGATCGAACACGCCGGATTCGAGCGCGGTTACGCTAAAGGTTGTGCGGGCATTTCTTCCAAGCACACACTGGCCCTGATCAATCGCGGAGGCGCGACGGCAAATGAAGTGTTAGCGTTAGTGGACGAGATTCAACAAGTGGTTGCTGAAAAGTTTGGGGTGTGGTTGATGCCTGAACCGATCTTTGTTGGATTCAATTCTTAA
- the rnz gene encoding ribonuclease Z codes for MKIIPLGTSSGKPTLRRNVSALAVVGEGEWWLFDCGEGTQMQIARAGLSPQKLVGIFISHLHGDHFNGLPGLLSSMALDNREKELTLVAPTGVGEYLETTARLKICFFNYPLNLLEFNTRSFADRAEKLVYESSRLAIVTRPLDHRIFALGFRLEEKIKPGRFNLERARELGIPAGPLYSQLQSGKSVTLADGRVIHSSEVLGEPRPGKVVSYCLDTRPCLNAVKLAQNADWLIHEATYTDDHIEESHQFGHSTAIQAAEIAAEAQAKRLLLTHFSSRYTDVRPLLEEARTVFPESFAAEDLGEYEV; via the coding sequence ATGAAAATCATTCCGCTCGGTACAAGTTCTGGCAAACCCACTCTGCGACGTAATGTCAGTGCCTTGGCCGTTGTCGGCGAAGGCGAATGGTGGCTGTTTGATTGCGGCGAAGGCACGCAGATGCAAATCGCGCGTGCCGGGTTATCGCCGCAAAAGCTGGTCGGCATCTTCATCTCGCACCTGCACGGAGACCATTTCAACGGCTTGCCGGGCTTGCTGTCTTCGATGGCGCTGGATAACCGCGAAAAAGAACTCACGCTGGTTGCGCCCACAGGCGTCGGCGAATATCTGGAAACGACCGCTCGGCTGAAAATTTGCTTTTTCAATTACCCGCTCAATTTGTTGGAATTCAACACCCGCTCTTTTGCCGATCGCGCAGAAAAACTGGTGTACGAATCGTCGCGCCTCGCGATTGTCACGCGCCCGCTGGATCACAGAATTTTCGCGCTGGGGTTCAGGTTGGAAGAGAAAATCAAACCCGGTCGCTTCAACCTGGAACGTGCGCGCGAACTCGGCATTCCTGCCGGGCCGCTGTATTCCCAACTGCAATCCGGCAAATCCGTGACGCTCGCCGATGGCCGTGTGATTCATTCATCGGAGGTTTTGGGAGAACCGCGCCCTGGAAAAGTCGTCAGCTACTGCCTTGACACACGCCCTTGCCTGAACGCCGTGAAGTTGGCACAAAATGCCGACTGGCTGATCCACGAAGCGACATACACCGACGACCACATCGAAGAATCTCACCAATTTGGTCATTCAACCGCCATCCAGGCAGCCGAAATTGCCGCCGAAGCGCAAGCCAAACGATTGCTGCTCACGCATTTCAGCTCGCGCTACACCGATGTGCGACCGCTTTTAGAGGAAGCGCGGACCGTATTCCCGGAGAGCTTTGCCGCCGAAGACCTGGGGGAATACGAAGTCTGA